Proteins co-encoded in one Ensifer sp. PDNC004 genomic window:
- a CDS encoding ABC transporter permease: MQVLKSMLRQPAALFGLVVVALVVLLALAAPLIAPYSPDEQMFDGLTLEGAPLPPSAQFLLGTDTLGRDLFSRLLYGARTSLVIGLVANGVAVSIGLMIGILSGYMRGLVGNALMRFTDLMMAFPALLLAIVLAALLRPSLWIVAMVIALVNWVQVARIVYTETRGLVERDFILAERSLGAGHGRILFHHILPHLVPTAIVWGTLGIATTVLLEATLSFLGIGVQPPTPSWGNIIFESQSYFQAAPWLVFIPGAVILLTALSFNLVGDALRDILDPTQRGRG, translated from the coding sequence ATGCAGGTTCTGAAATCCATGCTCAGGCAGCCGGCAGCGCTGTTCGGTCTCGTCGTCGTGGCGCTTGTCGTCCTGCTCGCTTTGGCCGCGCCGCTGATTGCGCCCTATAGCCCGGACGAGCAGATGTTCGACGGGCTGACGCTCGAGGGCGCGCCGCTGCCGCCGAGCGCGCAGTTCCTGCTCGGTACCGACACGCTCGGCCGCGATCTCTTTTCGCGCCTGCTCTACGGCGCCCGAACCTCGCTCGTCATCGGCCTCGTTGCCAACGGCGTCGCCGTCTCGATCGGTCTCATGATCGGCATTCTTTCGGGCTACATGCGGGGTCTGGTCGGCAATGCGCTGATGCGCTTTACCGATCTGATGATGGCGTTCCCGGCGCTGCTGCTGGCGATCGTTCTTGCGGCCCTGCTTCGCCCGAGCCTCTGGATCGTTGCCATGGTGATCGCGCTGGTCAATTGGGTCCAGGTCGCCCGCATCGTCTATACTGAGACCCGCGGCCTCGTCGAACGCGACTTCATCCTCGCCGAGCGCTCGCTCGGTGCCGGACACGGCCGCATTCTCTTTCACCACATCCTGCCGCATCTGGTGCCGACGGCGATCGTTTGGGGCACGCTCGGGATCGCGACGACGGTGCTGCTCGAAGCGACGCTCTCCTTCCTCGGTATCGGCGTGCAGCCGCCGACGCCCTCCTGGGGCAACATCATCTTCGAAAGCCAGAGCTACTTTCAGGCTGCCCCCTGGCTGGTCTTCATCCCCGGCGCCGTCATCCTCTTGACCGCGCTCTCCTTCAACCTGGTTGGTGATGCCCTTCGCGATATCCTCGACCCGACACAGCGCGGGAGGGGTTGA
- a CDS encoding ABC transporter permease → MAFLLLRRLVQTALILLGVAAITFLLLYALPADPARMIAGRSATAQTVANIRRELGLDQPLLVQFWSYLQGLVQGDLGRSYAQKTDVGTLIAARLPATLILMAAGIFVEVLLGVFLGVVAAIRRGGFVDRLVMMASFVGVSAPQFVAALLLLYVFAVTLAWFPMSGFGSFAHVVLPALTLGILGAGWYARMVRSAMIDVLNQDYVRTARAKGLSSFRIIFRHALPNALLPVIAMIGIDIGQFMSGVVVVEAVYGWPGIGQLAWQAIQQVDIPIIMGVTLVSALAIVLGNLLADLVAPLIDPRIRAR, encoded by the coding sequence ATGGCATTTCTCCTGCTGCGCCGTCTCGTCCAGACCGCGCTCATCCTGCTCGGCGTTGCCGCGATCACCTTCCTGCTGCTCTACGCGCTTCCGGCCGATCCGGCCCGCATGATCGCCGGGCGCAGCGCGACGGCGCAGACGGTCGCCAATATCCGCCGCGAACTCGGGCTCGACCAGCCGCTGCTCGTGCAGTTCTGGAGCTATCTGCAGGGGCTGGTGCAGGGCGACCTCGGCCGCTCCTATGCGCAGAAGACCGATGTCGGCACGCTGATAGCGGCGCGCCTGCCGGCAACGCTGATCCTGATGGCGGCCGGCATCTTCGTCGAAGTCCTGCTCGGGGTGTTTCTCGGTGTCGTCGCGGCCATCCGGCGCGGCGGTTTCGTCGATCGGCTGGTGATGATGGCGTCCTTCGTCGGTGTCTCGGCGCCGCAATTCGTCGCTGCGCTGCTGCTGCTCTATGTCTTCGCGGTCACGCTCGCCTGGTTCCCGATGAGCGGCTTCGGCAGTTTCGCCCATGTGGTCCTGCCGGCCCTGACGCTCGGCATTCTCGGCGCTGGCTGGTATGCACGCATGGTGCGCTCGGCGATGATCGATGTCTTGAACCAGGACTATGTGCGCACCGCACGCGCCAAGGGTCTATCGTCGTTCCGCATCATCTTTCGCCATGCGCTGCCGAACGCGCTTCTGCCCGTCATCGCCATGATCGGCATCGATATCGGCCAGTTCATGAGCGGGGTCGTCGTCGTCGAGGCCGTCTATGGCTGGCCGGGCATCGGACAGCTCGCCTGGCAGGCGATCCAGCAGGTCGACATTCCGATCATCATGGGGGTGACGCTCGTCTCCGCGCTGGCGATCGTACTCGGCAATCTCCTTGCCGACCTCGTCGCCCCACTCATCGATCCGCGCATCCGCGCCCGCTAA
- a CDS encoding ABC transporter substrate-binding protein, with amino-acid sequence MFKSWLRTSTVAAALLAAPLSALAQDAPKQGGDIVITYKDDIATLDPAIGYDWVNWSMIKSLFSRLMDYKPGTTELVPSLAETFEVAPDGLTYTFKLRKGVKFTNGREIVASDVKYSIERAVDPKTQGPGAGFFGAIKGFDDLSGGKAATLEGIEAPDDQTVVFHLSRPDATFLHVLAVNFASVVPKEAVEAAAGDFGKKPVGSGTFILKDWTVGQSLTFERNPDYFVKDMPRIDKFTVEVGQEPLVALLRLQKGEVDIAGDGIPPAKFLEIKNSPEGAEIIVDGQQLHTGYVTLNTKVKPFDDVKVRQAVNMAINKERITRILNGRATPANQPLPPLMPGYDKAFTGYGYDVEKAKALLAEAGHGDGFETVLYSTNTDPQPRIAQAIQQDLAAIGIKAEVRALAQANVIAAGGTEGEAPMIWSGGMAWIADFPDPSNFYGPILGCSGAVQGGWNWSWYCNEALDKRAVAADSMSDPAKAAERQAEWGKIFTDIMADAPWVPVTNERRVVAKSPRMGGEGEIYVDPTRVINYDAIFVKQ; translated from the coding sequence ATGTTCAAAAGCTGGCTTCGTACTTCAACCGTCGCTGCGGCACTGCTCGCAGCACCGCTCTCGGCCCTCGCACAGGACGCGCCGAAACAGGGTGGCGACATCGTCATCACCTACAAGGACGATATCGCCACGCTCGATCCCGCCATAGGCTACGACTGGGTCAACTGGTCGATGATCAAGAGCCTGTTCTCGCGCCTGATGGACTATAAGCCGGGCACCACAGAGCTGGTGCCGTCGCTCGCCGAAACCTTCGAGGTCGCGCCGGATGGCCTGACCTATACGTTCAAGCTGCGCAAGGGCGTGAAATTCACCAACGGACGCGAGATCGTCGCCTCGGACGTGAAATATTCGATCGAACGCGCGGTCGATCCCAAGACCCAAGGTCCGGGCGCCGGCTTCTTCGGCGCGATCAAGGGCTTCGACGACCTGTCGGGCGGCAAGGCGGCAACGCTGGAAGGCATCGAAGCGCCGGATGATCAGACCGTTGTCTTCCACCTGTCGCGTCCGGACGCGACCTTCCTGCACGTGCTCGCCGTCAACTTCGCCTCGGTCGTGCCGAAGGAAGCGGTCGAAGCCGCCGCCGGCGACTTCGGCAAGAAGCCGGTCGGTTCCGGCACCTTCATCCTCAAGGATTGGACCGTCGGCCAGAGCCTGACCTTCGAGCGCAACCCCGACTATTTCGTCAAGGACATGCCGCGCATCGACAAGTTCACGGTCGAGGTTGGCCAGGAGCCGCTGGTGGCATTGCTGCGCCTGCAGAAGGGCGAGGTCGACATTGCCGGCGACGGCATTCCGCCGGCCAAATTCCTCGAAATCAAGAACTCGCCGGAGGGCGCGGAGATCATCGTCGACGGGCAGCAGCTGCATACCGGCTATGTCACGCTCAACACCAAGGTGAAGCCCTTCGACGACGTCAAGGTTCGCCAGGCCGTCAACATGGCGATCAACAAGGAACGCATCACCCGCATCCTCAATGGTCGCGCGACGCCCGCCAACCAGCCGCTGCCGCCGCTGATGCCGGGCTACGACAAGGCGTTCACCGGCTATGGCTATGACGTCGAGAAGGCGAAGGCGCTGCTCGCCGAGGCCGGACATGGCGATGGTTTCGAGACGGTGCTCTATTCGACCAACACCGATCCGCAGCCGCGCATCGCCCAGGCGATCCAGCAGGATCTGGCCGCCATCGGCATCAAGGCGGAAGTTCGGGCGCTCGCCCAGGCCAACGTCATCGCCGCTGGCGGCACGGAAGGCGAGGCGCCGATGATCTGGTCGGGTGGCATGGCCTGGATCGCCGACTTCCCGGATCCGTCCAACTTCTATGGCCCGATCCTCGGCTGCTCCGGTGCGGTCCAGGGCGGCTGGAACTGGTCGTGGTACTGCAACGAGGCGCTCGACAAGCGTGCGGTCGCAGCCGACTCCATGTCCGATCCGGCAAAGGCTGCCGAACGCCAGGCGGAGTGGGGGAAGATCTTCACCGACATCATGGCCGATGCGCCCTGGGTTCCCGTCACCAACGAGCGCCGCGTCGTCGCCAAGTCGCCGCGCATGGGCGGCGAGGGCGAGATCTACGTCGATCCGACCCGGGTCATCAACTACGACGCCATCTTCGTGAAGCAATAA
- a CDS encoding acetamidase/formamidase family protein, producing MCVACTHTVHRAKHHFGWNRDFKPTLIAKPGETIHFECLDSSGGQLGAGSTLETLASLDFDRINPVTGPVYVEGAKPGDALKVTIRRFVPSGVGWTANIPGFGLLADQFTDPALHMWSYDANTMAPALYGPGGRVPLKPFAGTIGVAPAEPGLHSVVPPRRVGGNLDIRDLTSGVTLYLPVEVEGALFSIGDTHAAQGDGEVCGTAIESQMEVEATIELVKDARLASPRFTTPGPVTRHLDAAGYEVTTGIGPDLMTGARESLMRMIDLLGAEHGLSPVDAYLLCSVCGDLRISEIVDQPNWVVSFYFPRIVFS from the coding sequence ATGTGCGTTGCCTGCACACACACCGTCCATCGCGCCAAGCACCACTTCGGCTGGAACCGCGACTTCAAGCCGACGCTGATCGCCAAGCCCGGTGAGACCATCCATTTCGAATGCCTCGATTCCTCCGGCGGCCAGCTTGGCGCCGGCTCGACGCTGGAGACTTTGGCCTCGCTCGATTTCGACAGGATCAACCCGGTGACGGGTCCTGTTTATGTCGAGGGCGCAAAACCCGGCGACGCACTGAAAGTGACGATCCGCCGCTTCGTTCCCTCGGGTGTAGGCTGGACGGCCAATATTCCGGGCTTCGGCCTGCTCGCCGATCAGTTCACCGATCCGGCGTTGCACATGTGGTCCTATGATGCCAACACCATGGCGCCGGCGCTCTATGGGCCGGGCGGGCGCGTGCCGCTGAAGCCGTTTGCCGGCACGATCGGCGTGGCACCGGCAGAACCCGGCCTGCATTCCGTCGTGCCGCCGCGCCGGGTCGGCGGCAATCTCGACATTCGCGATCTGACATCGGGCGTCACGCTCTATCTGCCCGTCGAGGTCGAGGGCGCGCTGTTCTCGATCGGCGACACGCACGCGGCGCAGGGCGATGGCGAGGTCTGCGGCACGGCGATCGAAAGCCAGATGGAGGTGGAAGCCACGATCGAGCTCGTCAAGGACGCGCGTCTCGCAAGCCCCCGCTTCACAACGCCGGGTCCGGTGACCCGTCATCTGGATGCCGCCGGCTATGAGGTGACAACCGGCATCGGCCCGGATCTGATGACCGGCGCGCGCGAAAGCCTGATGCGCATGATCGACCTGCTTGGCGCCGAACACGGCTTGAGCCCGGTCGATGCCTATCTGCTCTGCTCGGTCTGCGGCGATCTCAGGATCAGCGAAATCGTCGACCAGCCGAACTGGGTCGTTTCCTTCTACTTCCCGAGGATCGTCTTTTCGTGA